A window of Misgurnus anguillicaudatus chromosome 3, ASM2758022v2, whole genome shotgun sequence genomic DNA:
TATGGAACTACCATGTTATGATTCTGGACCTTATTTAGTTTTGTTTCCATGCAACTAGCTTGCATAGATACGTGCATCCTTCATAtgcaaataaacataaaatgtgCTCATAAACCATATTCCGAATCTTAAGGTGTAAATAGATGGGCATGTCACACTTACAATGGTCTTTAAAGcattacacaaaataataatggAAAATTATAACCTTCTGAAAACCTGCCTTCAAACAGTgctcttaaataaattaaaaaagaaaaaattgaaAGCGTATTTAAGCCTTTGTTATTAGTATAATTAGCAAGGGATAATTAATGGCCACAACATCTGGAATCATAAAGACATTTCAAATTGGAATAAGTATCATAATGTTGAAGGTATAAGACAGAAATTGTAAATGAATGGAAAAAGTCTTCTCCACTCCAGCTTTGACCTTCGTCTCTGACCTGCAGATAAATTTGTCACACATATCTGAATCCTCAAAAATGTCATCTATGTTTTCACTTATGAATTGAATCTTCAGACTAGTAGCTGAATATAACGTTATAATACAATCTCTCTCATTTTCTTCATTCGAGACCCTTATGACAGGAATACACGATGGCCACTGGACCAAGATCTCCTCCCCTGTCCATAGGTGACCCAAGCTGGTGATGTCAAACATCTTCAGAGCATGAAAACTTGGTGTTGCTGTGATTCTTTGTGTATGAGTGTGTTTGATTCGAAGTCTTAAATAAATTAGATGTACACTTAATAAATATCCCGTAGTTTCTCGCTGCCCAATTCTGAATAGCTTAGGTTCAAAGAAAAAACCAACTGGCAGAGAGGGCGGGCATTTCAGTGCATACCTGGAATCACTCTCGAACTCGAGGGTGTGTGTTCATGTCAGTCGATACGGTTACCACAGATAGTGAAGCGATCGATCTCCAACAAGTCTTTTTTGGGAGCTCTGTGTGCCAGTTCAGATTCATCCTGATTGAGGCTTTTTTCTTCTGATTCATCTGGTGTCGTGAGGAACTGATCTGATTCGCTGGTGGGGAGTTGAGGGGCGGGCCTTTCAATCTTGTGGGTGGGCTGAGTGGTTACTGATGAAGCCACGCCCTCCTCCATTGGCTCACCTTCAGAGGGGGTGTAAACAATTAGTTAAAGACAAGAAAACCGTACACAGGAAAGATTTTACAGTAAGACTGATTAGTTATGAGCTGATTAATATGATCTAAAGACAGAAGGGAGTAAAAGCATTATTGCAATGCATTATGTAAATGAATTATCTGGAATTGTAGTTTCTCTCCATTTTTAGGTTTGATTTTGTTTTGGTGTGTTACCTGGTGGttcttgtgtgtgtttggttCGATGTGCCCTGCTGGAAGCTCTGCTGGGTGTAGCGGAAGGGGGGTTCTGAAATAACTTCTCCTCCATGTTTGCCTCTTTCACATACATACAGGATTTTCCCAGCAACACAATACTATTCAGCACCTTTAGAGTGATCATACtgaataaacacacacagataccGGGTCAGTACAACAGtctgattatatatatatatatatgtatttattacatTAATATCAACAATGTAAGAAAGTACAACGTTAAATGAAAATAtcataacattattttaaaaaaatgacatcataccCCAGATAAAACAGCACCACACACACAATAGACAGAGAGCCTTGGATCTTCACAGAACTGGTCACCACCCGGATCAACTGTCAATCACATACAGTATTACTCATGCATTACTGTGTAATGCCATGTTACAACACATCACAGTTCCTTTAAAAGTATTAGGGTTTCTTGGAGAGGGTTAACAGGGCAACAGACTACTTTATACCAAGCGACagatttaaaaatgtgattcatGCAGAATAAGAATGTGGAAAGTTACCAGGAGAGCAAGAGGAAGAGGAATAAAGCCCATTCTCCTCGACACACTGTCACTGTAGTCTGTGTATGCCtataataaaacacacacacacacacacacacacacacacacacacacatctctgagTGATCAGTCTATCTGAATAAATAACCTGGACAAAATAACAACAATAAATATGACAATTAAGGTAAGGCAGAGAGAGCGTTTAATCAATTCCTGCTTTTGTATTAAAATAGCCCAACAAATCTGAGATACGATTCGGTAAACTAATGTATGTTTGCTAAACAGCTTTAAATGTCTCATACTGCTCTACCTtcatatacagtgaggaaaacaagtatttgaacaccccgCTATTTCGCAAGTCTCCCACTGTGAgagacaaaattaaaaaaaaatccagaaatcacaatatatatatttttaactatttatttgtatgatacagctgcaaataagtatttgaacacctgtcttgaccctcaaagacctgttagtcttcCTTTAAAAGGTCTACCTCCACTCcgtttattatcctaaattagatgcacctgtttgaggtcattagctgcataaagacacctgtccaccccatacaacaagtaagaatccaactactgaCATGgccatggccaagaccaaagagcgaccaaagacactagagacaaaattgtacagctccacaaggctggaaagggctacggggaaattgccaagcagctaaacatgactgtcaatctccctcggactggggctccatgcaagatctcacctcgtggggtctcaatgttCCTAAGAAAGATGAGAAATCAGTCCAGAACTACACTGGAgaagctggtcaatgacctgaaaagagctgggaccaccatttctaatgttactgttggtaatacactaagacgtaatggtttaaaatcatgcatggcatggaaggttcccctgcttaaaccagcacatgtccaggcccatcttaagtttgccaatgaccatttggatgatccagaggagtcatgggagaaagtcaagTGGTCatatgagaccaaaatagaacttttggTCGTAACTCCACTAAACGtttttggaggaagaagaatgatgagtaccatcccaagaacaccatccctactgtgaagcatgggggtggtagcatcatgcttttggggtgtttttctgcacatgggacagggcgactgcactgtattaaggaaaGGATGACCGGGgcaagattttggggaacaaccaaCAACCTCCTCTCATTTGGAGCATTGATGATGGGtcaaggctgggtcttccaacatgacaatgatccaaagcacacagccaggataaacAAAGGAGTGGCTCTTtcagaagcatatcaaggttctggcgtggcctagccagtctccaggcCTAAACcaaatagagaatctttggagggagataaaactctgtgtttctcagcaacaggccagaaacctgaccgATCTAGAGAAGTTCTGTGTGTAGGAGttggccaaaatccctcctgcagtgtgcgcaaacctggtgaaaaactacaggaaatgtttgacctctgtaattgcaaacaaaggctactgtaccaaatattaatttgggatttctggattttttatttagattatgtctctcacagtggacatgcacctacgatgacaatttcagacccctccatgttTCTAAgtggagaacttgcaaaatagcagggtgttcaaatacccATCCTCCTCACTGCAGGTGGCCAAGTGGACTGATATAAAATGACTCTGatgcacttacatttttctGTCTACTGCTGACCAAATCAAAGGCTAGACTTGCTCTGTATTCACTGTAGACCtgcaaaacaaacacacacacaatcacaataAAAGCATCAACATCTGTACACACTACCAGTTAGACATTTGGACACACTCGCCTAGGTTTATTTCTCATGATTTAAAAACTTAATCCGAAGACTGACAAGCTGACAAATATACACTGCTTGAGAGGGTTTTTTTACTGTCCAGTGTTACATAAACGCACTCTTTATAAAACACTGAGAACACACTCACAAATAtccttaataataataataataataataattattattattactattattattataataatgcattttatttataaagcactatacattttaaagaaaataaaagtgatttgtgCAAAATAGTCTTTAAATATAATAGAGTACAATAAATGCCAATGATAAGTAAGAGGAAAGCTAGTGCAAAGGTGAAAGAAGTACGTGTGTGTTAGTGCATGCTGTGACACTAATCTTCCTGGCTAAAGTAAGCAGATCTCAGTTTCTAATCCCTGTCAGTAACTTCACTGCACTCACCTTGCTGCTTTTTATATCTTTCTACTCCTATTACCCAATCACTACAACACCCTTTACCCGTCAACTGTGTTGAGTATTCAATTCctgtatatttactgtaaatacttgataaaaaaaagtacaCTTCAAGATCAGTTTTTCTTGCTAAATTTAAACCTATGAATAATGCCAGAGGACATTTAAGGAGGACAATTGTTTCTTGCAATTGATATTGCTGTATATTTTGTAAACCTTTTTCTATATTATGTCTATACTGCCTGTACCTTTATGCATTTACTGTATAGCTGCTTTGCAACAGTACAAGATTGTAAAAAGTgccataaaaatacatttgaattaaatttgAAAGATTAGTCCTACATGCACACAGTTACACAACCCTACTCCTATCTCTCCTTCTTCACTTATGATGCATTCAAGTCTGCACccatttaaatgcattaatgccACATTATTTGTACTTCCACTCCAATTCCACCAAgccatgttgttgttgtttccaTTTTAACTGTGACTGATGGTATGGTAAGGCACTTCTATCCAGAGAAACACACTGAATTCAAGGTGCAGGCAACACAAGAAATGAAGTTTGTGCATTCGCTGgtaatcaaacccatgatcttgGTGTTGCTACCTCCTTGGTTTTGAGGTAAGTAGATGTGTATCGCCACAGTACAATCAGTAAAATTGGAGCTCTGTACAAACAAAAGACTTGAACCAATCCAATTGCTAAAGAGAGCTCATTCCATCTTCTGTCTCTGGCAAACAAGTGCTGATAAATTTGGGTCAGTGGAGCAGTGCTGATTCACACCCCCTGCTTCCAAAGAAAACCTGTCTTTCTATGAAAAGACTTCTCTTGACTTTGTCCATTTCAACAATAAAGAACAGCCCAGAATCTGCATGATGGAAACCGGTTAAATTAGGTCGAGACCTAATCTTTAGGTCACTCACTTGTGACATCTTGTTTATTTTAGGTAAAGGTAGATACAAAGTAAACAGTGTATTGAAATTTGAAAACAAAATTTGAACAAACGTTGGCTAACAATGAAAAAGCTTCCTTAAGCTTTTAAACAGTTCTGTTCTAAAGGTTAAGTAATTGATtacttaattaatttttttcttatttgaaCTAGGGTTGCCAGATCCAGAGTAGTCTCCTCTTTGTTGATGCGTTACTATAGCTATGTATTTTAAACTGAAAAggtatgcattttattttattttattttattttattgcagaCTTTGATTAAAATCTTGGCATGGCCAATAATATTAGTACAGTGCATACAACAATAATTTGGGATCATCCAGCATGCACTCACATCTGCTGTGATGTCATTAAACTTGGTGATGAAGGCATGTTTGACAACATCCACCGCGATCTCTGAGGCGATGACCATGCACACGTCCGGAAACAACACCCACAGATGATCTACGAGCATAAATCAATGattaatacacacaaaaaaacgtAAACATAAAAGCCCGTACTGATTAGTTTTATGTTAACTGGTACCTGGATTCCAGGAGAACTGCTCCATGTTTCTAAGACAGACAATCAGTAGGAGGGTGTAGTTTGTAAATCTTTCTTTAATGTCTACAATAACAGATAGAAAGAAAAATTGGGTTAATTTATCAGTGAGTCGAGATTGAAGTGGACATACTGTTATTAACTGTTGTTAGCATAAAAGTTAAGCATACTGAAACTTACCACTATTGGACATCTGAAAGAGGTTGTTTTTCTCAAATTTTTTGAATACGCTTCCTTTGATCTCAACGAACTTTAAAGAGAGAAACACATATTTCAAGACCGATTCTATAAAGTTGGCATGCATGAAGGTAGGAACAGTTGTGCACTGCAGTATGTAGGATATAAAAGCTAAGGTCACTGACATGCTAATTgtgctgcgtgtgtgtgtgtgtgtgtgtgtgtgtgtgtgtgtgtgtgtgtgtgtgtgtgtgtgtgtgtgtgtgtgtgtgtgtgtgtgtgtgtgtgtgtgtgtgtgtgtgtgtactcacATTATTAGACATCATGATAGTGAGCAGTGACTTGTTGTGCGAGTTGAAAGCCACGTTTAATGTGGTAGCCTGGACCATGATCAAAATGGCATGCAGAACTGTATTATCAATGAAGGAAAACTATAATCTGTGATTGATAATGCCAAAGATGAAACACCGGTCTATTTAAAAcactatttttatataaaacatttaaaggtgcagtgtgtaattttttgaaagatctcttgaccgaaatgcaaaataatatacaaaactatattatcaggggtgtataaagatctttcataatgaagcgttatgtgtttattaccttagaatgagacgtttttatctacatacacggagggtccccttacatggaagtcgccattttgtgcagccatttTTCTActgaagcccttaacggacaaacttttttactaagttgtctctaatgatgacatgtttgaccggtgtcggctaccgtagcttctcttatgtgtttcaaaagaaaggggtgagcagtggactcaTTCGCAACCTCaacactagatgccactaaaattgacacactgcacctttaatacagttgcaattgttttaaaatactATTAACTTACTTAAAGTTGTTTCTGGATatagaaataaatattaaaaaaatataaaaactggaTATAAAACTATAAACAATGACAAATTTTATGTCTGTTAGTTACCGTCCTCAAATCTGATTGGGTTTACTTACAAGGTTCAACCTGGTTTGTCTCACTCGCTCTGTCACCTAAATATAACCGGTTTGCACTCCATACAACACAGGTGTAAAGGATACAGACATAGAGAACAGCCATAAAGAAATGTGGGATCACTCCTATATGtgctctttttctctctttagGTTCTGTGGCAGTCCAGTACAAAGCATCCAGAATATCCTGACCAAAAGAAGAAAACAACCGATCCGCCACCTAGAGGTGAAAGAGAGATAAAATGTGTTCATTCACATGCTTTtattatttacagcaattaagCTTCACAAGCTATCAGGACTATTGTTAATAAAGTTTCCAGTTGGGAAGTCGTACATAAATGCCTTTCAAGACATAATTACAACTTTCaatctggtaaaaaaaacaaattcagtAGTAAATGGTAGAAGTACATCTACCCTGCATGTGTAATAATTcattcttttttaaattttttaatctattgcagTTAATATCCTTTTTTTTTCACTCTAGTTTCTGCCCCAATCAGCATTTCTTGTGTAATGGTTATACCTTAATTTTGCGATTTCTATAGCATTGTGTCTTTCTCATGGGTattaaataatgataaaatgataaaataaatcatCCATAATTATGCACACCTGAAGATAAGGTGCGTTTCACCTCCAGCCATCATTACCaataatatatgtgaccctggaccacaaaaccagtcataagtcgcacaggtatatttgtaaaaaaaaaaaaaagaagtacATTCCATGGGTCAAAATtgttgatttttcttttatgtcaaaaatcattatattatatttatgttccatgaagacattttgaaaatttcctaccatatatatcaaaactttatttgtgTGAGTGAATGCGGCACAATTGGCCAGAAACTCGCCTAGTACAACTTGCTCTCGTTGCTAACTGCTCTTTAGGGATTTCCcattcaagtttgttttttatgtattccCATTCAGTCTACAAGGTCAAAAAAGAGGTAGGCCAGTAAAGAGTGCtaaaacaaaccttttctttAGTAATATGCGTTGCTTAAAACTTCATTTTGACTTTGGACTTTAAATGCAATTTTCtacatatattttgttttattaccatcagattccagatttttaaatcgttgtatctcagccaaatattgtcctatccaaaaaaccatacatcaatagaaAGCATATTAATTTAGCTTTtggatgatgtataaatctcaatttcaaaaaattgaCCTTTACGACAGGTTTTGTGTTCCAGGGTCACATGTGACTTATAAATGATTAATGGTAGTTAATAAGATTGTTGTGGCTTGGAATTGCTAAAATGTGTGTGGAAAAACATGTGATCAAAATATTAACttgcataaaaataatgcatgcaGTATATGTTACGTTATATTATgtaaaacaatattatattacCGAAGCTAACCAAGAACGTGAAGTCTTCTTAATTAAGACTTAAGTGGGAAATAGTACAGTAACACATAAATGCAAATGCATACCTCCAACATGTTATAGATGATGTAGAGTTTGATGACAGACTGACCCCGGATCAGGTGGTACATCATGGCATAATCGACGTAATGCATCATGAAGTAACACAGAATCATGATGAAACCCTTGAGAACATCACATACCTGAGCAGGCTGCAAGATACGAGATCCActgcacacacaaaacattttcgGGTTAAACTGACTTTGTAGACATCTGGGTAACCAAGTATCAGCTGATAAAGACAAAGCAATTCTTTTGCTGACCACCTACTCGACACACAGCCACCGGGTTAGTGATTTTGAGTCACACACAGTGATGCATGCATCATGCGCTAAGTGAAACCCAGTCATTTAAACAGATATATCTGTGTTCATCGCAGAGTCCATATTCTGCACAGCTGGCCCTCTTGTTAAAAAGCTCAGAAGCTTTCCCCTTGGGTTTGATATCAtttaataatgataaaaatgtatccTTTCTCAATACACAGATGCTGGGTACGATTTGAGTCTGTGGCAGTACATGCTGAATAAGATTAAGTAGCTTTGCTTTATCGTTAAAACAGTAAGTTCTATAAAGTGTGTGTGGGTGCATTATGACTACAATTCAGACATACTGCATCCGTCATTTTTATTGTCATGTGACTCAAAAGAATAGAATTCTGGATGGATTGTATGCATTGTATGTTTAATTTTATCACTGTGTAATACCTTTtggtattataataattataactgactttaaatattgtaaataaaactatgcagaaaaatgatttaaaggaaaacaccaccatttttcaatattttactattgttcttacctcaacttagatgaattattacatacctatcttttgtcaatgcgtgcacttaatctttgtacagcgcatcttgaatgtgttagcatttagcctagccctattcaaaagttttattttgtgtctttaaatagagaaaacatggaagtgtttggtggcttctaaattcatccctgtttggagccataggaatgaatggggctaggctaaatgctaacacattcaaggcGCGCTTGTACAACgcttaagtgcacgcattgaaaaaaactaGGTATGTATTAAAGATAGGTATTATGTAtgtctaagctgaggtaagaatatagtaaaatattgaaaaactgatATTTCCCATTAAAGCTCCAGCCATTTTGGATGTATTAACCCTTTAACAACACTGCCATCATGTGGCTGATCATGGAAGCATATTCTAAATACTAAATTTTCTCAGATGTTTTTAGTAGTTCGAGTGAAATCCAAGCACAAGGGCACAAGATTAGATGCCTACTACTGCAGCCTGTATGATAAGAATACTAAACATAAGTGTGCTTCAAAAGCTATGTGTATATGTAGACTATGCGTTTAAAGCAGATGCAGTCATTTTATTCTGCATACCTGCTCTTTTCGCAGTAGGGGCATATACTAGCCCTGCAGGCAAAAGAATAAACAGTGAACACCAGCTacatatatatgtttttctcTGTATGTGTGATGACAGTAAAAGAAGAATGTGGACACCTCAGCAATTTAAGCCTGTTTAACTATcagaataaaaacaaataatctgTTACCTgacatgtgtgtgcgtgcgtgtgtgtacacctggtaattatcatgtTGTGGggagataggaataccagtacatttttgaccttgtggggacattttgaggtccccatgaggaaacaaacttataaattaaacagaatgatgtttattgaaaatctaaagtagcagaaagttttctgtgatgattggggttagggtttgggTTAAGGGAAGGgaatacagggttcccacaccttagttaacttcaaattcaaggacctttccaggatttccaggtccaatatcctcaaattcaaggactatatgtggggacacatttcaagtgagagcaaggttacattgtgttaccttttaacatacattgttacagttcctttTGAGGGACTTGAGGAatttgcgctgcgtcactgcggtgacaatTTGGtgacgcctccaagggtaagtgcgtctgaatgtgtatatcaaactcaaccaatggtgaggctcaatgacaaagacagggtgacgtgggagccaggaagtatggcaagggagacgcagcgtctcgttcccttctcaaagaacaacagttacatacgtaacccgagacgttttcatgtgtcaaacacaactatatgcaaaaaagcattttggtatgaatcaacattcccagacagaagatataaacatttaaagtgaacagtttagcacttgtgctttaaaaagtctagaatttttatgatattctacactacacagagaataatatggatttttttcagacaacttcttgcataaaatagattcaagcacctgtatctatgtatgtatattttcaaaaacttcccagggccttgaatttttccccccagattcacaaacttttaaggatttcaaggacccgggGGAACCCTGGGAATAGAATATTCCCTTTCTGCAGTATAAAaaccattacgtctatggaacgtccccacaaaacatggaaacctgcgtgcgtgtgtgtgtgttacctgAGGCCGCAACAGGGCAGCGTCAGCAGTCTGATCAGAGCTAACAATACTCTGAGAGGCAGCAGTGTGAACACATACAGAAACACATCCAGACAAAGGAAAAACCCAAAGATCATCAGCTATAGtgagagagacaaagagagaaaTGGTAAACAAGTTGGCATCATCTTTCAATCTCTtttcagtaaaacacaaacacagcaaGTGAGCTACGATAcagaccaatcagaataaagcattcaacagccccatgGGATAAGTTCATATAATTTCTTCTAACAGCGTTACCTAATTTATCATAGGAGttattacttatttatttgctgaataaataaatctgttagTGTTGTCACTTAAATAACAGGTTCAAGTGTTTTAAAATACTTCAAGTAATGTTCTACAATACATATAATGAAAAATTATTCACTAAGCTTTGATTTAATATGCTTACAAGTCGAGGATTTATACTGTGCTGTTGGTTCTCAACTGATTTTGCTTCAGGAATCAAACAATCTTGAAATTAATTTGACTATGttatctttgtttgtttgtttttttaaacgtCTCTTGAATTTTCATGGTTGCTCTCAACAGTCAATATTTACAGTACAAAGCACACTGAAGTCAGCACAAATCATGTTCATCTCTGTTAGTAAACCCTTTCAAACTCTTTTGTGTGATTTAGTTAGCATTATTAATGAAGATTATGGTACAGCAACCAACTTGTATTCCATGTGCCTAATGTGGATTCCACTACAGTACAGTACTGCAGTAGTTCTTTTCAAAActtgttaattttttatgttcCTACCCTAACTATGTGAAATTATAtggtttgtttatttgaatgaTTCATTTATCGCATTTTGCACTGTCAGAATAAACCAGCAACCTGATTTTGAGAACCAATAAATGATACTGTACTTTCCATAACTGGTTAAGGTACAAAGGTTTCCACGCATTTTCTTCAGGTGACAAAAAATAGATGTGTGCTCTGCATGTGGCTGTGCATTTGGTACCT
This region includes:
- the tapt1b gene encoding transmembrane anterior posterior transformation protein 1 homolog isoform X1 translates to MADSVAAGLGDENDTENEDKEREKHLVGGVNKTKKHIGASDVTETLGFYERNAKSKERKSTVSDLSLVRFISAELTRGYFLEHNEAKYTERRERVYTCLRIPKELEKLMIFGFFLCLDVFLYVFTLLPLRVLLALIRLLTLPCCGLRASICPYCEKSSGSRILQPAQVCDVLKGFIMILCYFMMHYVDYAMMYHLIRGQSVIKLYIIYNMLEVADRLFSSFGQDILDALYWTATEPKERKRAHIGVIPHFFMAVLYVFLHAILIMVQATTLNVAFNSHNKSLLTIMMSNNFVEIKGSVFKKFEKNNLFQMSNSDIKERFTNYTLLLIVCLRNMEQFSWNPDHLWVLFPDVCMVIASEIAVDVVKHAFITKFNDITADVYSEYRASLAFDLVSSRQKNAYTDYSDSVSRRMGFIPLPLALLLIRVVTSSVKIQGSLSIVCVVLFYLGMITLKVLNSIVLLGKSCMYVKEANMEEKLFQNPPSATPSRASSRAHRTKHTQEPPGEPMEEGVASSVTTQPTHKIERPAPQLPTSESDQFLTTPDESEEKSLNQDESELAHRAPKKDLLEIDRFTICGNRID
- the tapt1b gene encoding transmembrane anterior posterior transformation protein 1 homolog isoform X2, producing MADSVAAGLGDENDTENEDKEREKHLVGGVNKTKKHIGASDVTETLGFYERNAKSKERKSTVSDLSLVRFISAELTRGYFLEHNEAKYTERRERVYTCLRIPKELEKLMIFGFFLCLDVFLYVFTLLPLRVLLALIRLLTLPCCGLSGSRILQPAQVCDVLKGFIMILCYFMMHYVDYAMMYHLIRGQSVIKLYIIYNMLEVADRLFSSFGQDILDALYWTATEPKERKRAHIGVIPHFFMAVLYVFLHAILIMVQATTLNVAFNSHNKSLLTIMMSNNFVEIKGSVFKKFEKNNLFQMSNSDIKERFTNYTLLLIVCLRNMEQFSWNPDHLWVLFPDVCMVIASEIAVDVVKHAFITKFNDITADVYSEYRASLAFDLVSSRQKNAYTDYSDSVSRRMGFIPLPLALLLIRVVTSSVKIQGSLSIVCVVLFYLGMITLKVLNSIVLLGKSCMYVKEANMEEKLFQNPPSATPSRASSRAHRTKHTQEPPGEPMEEGVASSVTTQPTHKIERPAPQLPTSESDQFLTTPDESEEKSLNQDESELAHRAPKKDLLEIDRFTICGNRID